From a single Brassica oleracea var. oleracea cultivar TO1000 chromosome C5, BOL, whole genome shotgun sequence genomic region:
- the LOC106293034 gene encoding uncharacterized protein LOC106293034 gives MAMQAGVGLSRIIILAGAGYTGTIMMKNGKLSDILGELQSLVKGMERSEGDYDDSDAVASQVRRLAMEVRQLASARQITVMDGVSGANLQALVVPAAVLGVLGYGYMWWKGLSFTDLMYVTKANMATAVANLTKNLEQVSVTLAAAKRHLTQKIQSMDDKVEKQIDLSKGVKKEVALAREDINSLEIDLASLNNLISGLDGKLDTLEYKQDVTNVCMLHLYNYFGGKSTKLPDMEQLQLPVNQKARNMLADVETKGLKNFAEELLESNGTEEGGVTTVKIIGITKSSDKSRPLLSRVGSARY, from the exons ATGGCGATGCAAGCCGGAGTTGGCTTATCGAGGATCATAATCTTAGCCGGAGCAG GCTATACTGGTACGATCATGATGAAGAACGGCAAATTATCGGATATATTGGGTGAACTGCAG TCTCTGGTGAAAGGTATGGAGAGATCCGAGGGAGATTATGATGATTCCGACGCCGTAGCTTCCCAG GTTCGTAGATTGGCCATGGAGGTTAGGCAGTTAGCTTCAGCGCGGCAGATAACGGTCATGGATGGAGTTTCTGGTG CAAACTTACAAGCTCTTGTTGTTCCTGCTGCGGTATTGGGAGTCTTAGGATATGGTTACATGTGGTGGAAG GGACTCTCGTTTACTGACCTTATGTACGTGACTAAAGCCAACATGGCTACTGCCGTGGCTAACTTGACCAAGAATCTGGAGCAAGTTTCCGTGACCCTCGCG GCTGCTAAAAGGCATTTAACGCAAAAGATTCAGAGTATGGATGATAAGGTAGAAAAGCAGATTGATCTCTCCAAGGGAGTCAAGAAAGAG GTCGCCTTGGCTCGTGAGGATATCAACTCACTTGAGATTGATTTGGCGTCATTGAATAATTTGATTAGTGGACTG GATGGGAAGTTGGACACACTGGAATACAAGCAG GATGTTACAAATGTGTGCATGCTACACTTGTATAACTATTTTGGAGGCAAGAGCACAAAACTGCCTGACATG GAGCAGCTTCAACTTCCTGTGAACCAGAAAGCTCGTAATATGCTGGCAGATGTTGAAACCAAG GGGCTGAAAAACTTTGCTGAAGAACTGCTTGAAAGCAATGGCACAGAGGAGGGAGGAGTAACCACGGTGAAGATTATTGGTATAACTAAGTCCAGTGACAAGTCGAGGCCATTGTTATCAAG GGTTGGTTCAGCTAGGTATTGA